From a region of the Rhipicephalus microplus isolate Deutch F79 chromosome X, USDA_Rmic, whole genome shotgun sequence genome:
- the LOC119176558 gene encoding uncharacterized protein LOC119176558: MASGKTVRFLLPPKTFPALTPRRRVPEHCKCRFKCPTCEAVFSHYVLLCVHTWSHAPSDLRVPDPAVKPCSILQSTENFGLQCFLCPLRFASHLALRQHLDASHTAAEDVKLLRFACAFCAMRYASADLLIAHIQQHDVWEDGDFYPLFAGIVGKPLCERDDTVTSFELDDLIKELQKIAGDLPAHQPKRKSALSTKSRSGGHTPLNYLCALCGMKFQHGYQIDEHVRMRHKGFLKLMKARHACVYCGTKFFKLSMLREHLLMHHAISVTPRKKNPVRV; the protein is encoded by the coding sequence ATGGCCAGCGGCAAGACTGTGCGATTTCTACTTCCGCCGAAGACGTTCCCTGCGTTAACCCCTCGAAGACGCGTCCCGGAGCATTGCAAGTGCCGGTTCAAGTGTCCCACCTGTGAGGCCGTCTTCAGCCACTATGTTCTGCTCTGCGTGCACACTTGGAGCCACGCACCGAGCGACCTGCGCGTGCCGGATCCAGCTGTGAAGCCGTGTAGCATTCTTCAGAGCACGGAGAACTTTGGTCTACAGTGCTTCCTCTGCCCTTTGCGGTTTGCGTCACATTTGGCCCTACGACAACATCTGGACGCCAGTCATACTGCTGCGGAAGACGTCAAGTTGCTACGGTTTGCCTGCGCTTTCTGCGCCATGCGCTACGCGTCAGCCGATCTGCTCATTGCGCATATCCAGCAGCACGATGTCTGGGAAGATGGAGACTTCTATCCGCTATTTGCTGGGATCGTAGGCAAGCCGCTTTGCGAACGCGACGATACAGTGACGTCTTTTGAACTCGATGACCTCATAAAAGAATTGCAGAAAATCGCTGGCGACTTGCCTGCCCATCAGCCAAAGCGAAAGTCTGCCCTGTCCACGAAGAGTCGCTCCGGTGGGCACACACCGCTCAACTACCTGTGTGCTCTATGTGGCATGAAGTTCCAGCACGGCTACCAAATTGATGAACACGTGCGCATGCGCCACAAGGGCTTTCTCAAGCTAATGAAAGCACGGCATGCCTGTGTTTACTGTGGCACCAAATTCTTTAAGCTGTCTATGCTTAGGGAGCATTTGCTCATGCATCATGCCATCTCGGTTACGCCTCGAAAAAAAAATCCCGTGAGAGTTTGA